A segment of the Candidatus Pelagisphaera phototrophica genome:
ATTAATCTTGATGATCTCTCTCCAATTCAGAGTGCAATGGTTGATTGCGGAGGAACTCAGTGCGGATATTGTACGCCAGGTTTTATCGTGGCCATGACCGCCGGTCTAATGGACGAATCAATTCCACTCGACGATTCTGGGGCCGACTATGCTATTTCAGGCAATCTTTGCCGATGTACAGGTTACCGCTCTATTAAAACGGCCGGTCGTACTGCCATCAAAGAACTCAAGTCCTTAATAGTAGATCGTCCAAGAATCGATGCGTTGTGCGAGTCCGGAGTTTTGCCAATTTATTTTCGAGGGATTCCATCGCGCCTCGGTGCCATTCCGCCTGTGCAAATCGATTCTACCTTCAAGGCTCCCTTCGTTGCAGGAGGTACGGATCTGTTCGTGCAGAGAGGCGAAGAGTTGCCAAAGCAGCGAGCATCGCTGCTCAACATGACACCGGTAAATCCCATCCGTAATGAAAATTCATACATTTTCATCGATGCGAAAGAATCATTCGAATCATTCGGTCGGAATCCAATCATAAAGAAATACATACCATCAATCACCGATTACAACGACGCTATCGCCAGTTGGCCAATCAGAGAACGAGCCACATTGGGAGGCAATATTTGCAATGCGTCACCAATCGCCGATATGACTACGCTGCTCTTGGCGATGAACTCAGAAATCCTGATAAGCGGCCCAGACTCCGAGTACTGGCTACCTTTGTCGAAATTCTATCTTGGATATAAGATGTTAGCGAAAACGCCGGAGGAGCGCGTGTTATCAATCCGTTTTCCTGAGCCAGAAAAAGGCACGTTCATAAACTGGGAGAAAGTATCCAAAAGACGAGTGCTGGACATAGCCACCGTCAACTCCGCAGCTAGGTTGCGAGTAGAAAATGGTCTAATCGCCTCTGCCACGCTTACGCTAGGGGGCGTAGCAGCAACTCCGCTAGTGCTTTCGGATGCATCTAAAAAGCTAGTCGGACTTCCGCTTACGGTCGAAGCCATCAAGCCGGTAATAGAATCTGCACAAAGTGAATTTGATCCAATAAGTGACGTTAGAGGAGACGAAACTTACAAACGACTGTTAGCTCGGCAACTTCTCTGGGTACACTTCCAAATGATGATGGACGAACAAATCGACCAGGGGGCCTTCGATGAAGCATTGCGATAGTGCGGGTGGAGCTTCAGATAACATGAAGAGCCCGGCCGTAACACGGGGGCCTTCAATGAAGCATTGCGATAGTACCCTTCACGTCAAAGGCCAGTCAAACTACGTTGATGATATCCCAGCCCCAGAGGGAATGCTCCACGGTGCGTTCCTCGGATCTCCGGTCGCGCATGGTTTTATCAAAAAGCTGGATACGTCTGCAGCGACGAAAACTCCAGGTGTCGTCTCAGTTTTTACTTATGATGACATTCCTGGAGACGGTATGTTAGGGCCAATAATCTCTGACGAGCCGCTTTTGGCGATCGAAGAGACGACTTTCCATGGCCAACCTATCGTTTTCATTGTCGCGGAATCAGTAGAAGCTGCTAGGGAGGGAGTGAAAGCCTGCAAACTAGAAATCGAAGAGCTTCATCCTATCCTTTGCCCTCGCGAGGCCTTTAAAAAAGGTGACATTCTTCAAGAGTTAAGGGTTTTCGAAAAAGGACGAGTGGACGATGCTTGGAAGAATTGCGAACACATCATATCAGGTAGCATCGACTTAGGAGGCCAAGAACACATGTACTTGGAAACTAACCGATCCCGGGCAATTCCCAGGGAAGACAATCAAATTCTCGTCTATTGTTCTACTCAAAGTCCGTCCGCGGTTCAAAAAGAAGTCGCCTCTGTTTTGGACTTACCCATGCACAAGGTGGAGGTCGATGTAAAGCGCTTGGGAGGTGGATTCGGCGGTAAAGAAGATCAGGCTACCCATTGGGCCTGTC
Coding sequences within it:
- a CDS encoding FAD binding domain-containing protein; translation: MNLDKRITFILNNETISAEVVPNLVALDYLRQNRSLTGSKEGCKEGDCGACSVILGEHVGDGLRYKAVTSCLLPMGELHGKHLVSIEGINLDDLSPIQSAMVDCGGTQCGYCTPGFIVAMTAGLMDESIPLDDSGADYAISGNLCRCTGYRSIKTAGRTAIKELKSLIVDRPRIDALCESGVLPIYFRGIPSRLGAIPPVQIDSTFKAPFVAGGTDLFVQRGEELPKQRASLLNMTPVNPIRNENSYIFIDAKESFESFGRNPIIKKYIPSITDYNDAIASWPIRERATLGGNICNASPIADMTTLLLAMNSEILISGPDSEYWLPLSKFYLGYKMLAKTPEERVLSIRFPEPEKGTFINWEKVSKRRVLDIATVNSAARLRVENGLIASATLTLGGVAATPLVLSDASKKLVGLPLTVEAIKPVIESAQSEFDPISDVRGDETYKRLLARQLLWVHFQMMMDEQIDQGAFDEALR